A genomic window from Luteolibacter sp. LG18 includes:
- a CDS encoding alpha/beta fold hydrolase has protein sequence MNLPEFRNRHGERIDTAFHPAPREDVLVLLGHGVTGNKDRPLLVALAEGLAKRGWPCLRFSYTGSGESEGTFADVTITKETEDLTDLINALPEGIRVAYCGHSMGGAVGVITTAADPRIRVLVTLSGMVYTANFVEREFDDIVPGEGVMWEDPAFPLTQAYVDDLQTIGDTLDVAAEVEVPWLLVHGTEDDIIPVLDSEDAYAAAQCDKHLVEIEGADHVFDDASYPRVIDEVDAWLKEYL, from the coding sequence ATGAACCTTCCCGAATTCCGCAACCGCCACGGCGAACGCATCGACACCGCCTTCCACCCCGCGCCGCGCGAGGATGTCCTCGTGCTGCTCGGCCATGGCGTGACCGGCAACAAGGACCGCCCGCTGCTGGTGGCGCTGGCCGAGGGGCTGGCGAAGCGCGGCTGGCCGTGCCTGCGTTTTTCTTACACCGGTAGCGGTGAATCCGAGGGCACCTTCGCGGATGTGACCATCACGAAGGAAACCGAAGATCTCACCGACCTGATCAACGCGCTGCCGGAGGGCATCCGCGTGGCCTACTGCGGTCACAGCATGGGCGGAGCGGTGGGCGTGATCACCACCGCGGCCGATCCGCGCATCCGTGTGCTGGTGACGCTTTCCGGGATGGTTTACACCGCGAACTTCGTCGAGCGGGAGTTCGATGACATCGTGCCGGGTGAGGGGGTGATGTGGGAGGATCCCGCGTTCCCGCTGACCCAGGCCTACGTGGACGATCTCCAGACCATCGGCGACACGCTGGACGTGGCGGCTGAGGTGGAGGTGCCGTGGCTGCTGGTCCACGGCACGGAGGACGACATCATTCCGGTGCTGGACAGCGAGGACGCCTATGCTGCCGCCCAGTGCGACAAGCATCTCGTGGAAATCGAGGGCGCGGACCACGTGTTCGATGACGCGAGCTATCCGCGGGTCATTGACGAGGTGGACGCGTGGCTGAAGGAGTATCTGTAA
- a CDS encoding PepSY-associated TM helix domain-containing protein encodes MVHPTLRRCLFWAHLATGVVAGIVILILAVTGILMSFETQIIGRAESKIVTAKAPATGTPAGPEELVAAYKASGTSGRPTTLLLSSDPEDPAVFQAGREGRQLFHPVTGESLGKGAEGTRRFFQVVVSIHRWLTWPAARQEGQAGQGPGGQAPARGEGMGAGQGRPEGGPGEGPNQPLTWRNIGGQITAAASLVFGFLLLSGLVLWIPRKFSKKAFKAVTLPQPRLKGRARDWNWHNLAGFWAAPFLLLIILTGTIMAYPWANRLMFKSVGEEPPARQGPPGGGEGGGALREGAAQTENRPRGEGREGGERRRSRPDGADATGGNGVTMEGERRERGPRPEGGETPMGNGVSMDGNRPPREGDASAGAEGSERRRPRGEGGEGSAMGGEGGGRRGRSQQENRPIVADGLNQALDIAKQEMPAWETITLDLPGDTTKPITATLADAGRGRPDRKVKVTIDRETMTVTARENSFEKATTGGKMRQFVRWIHTGEAGGAFGQFVAALTCAATVVLVYTGFALAWRRLAGMLKNKRKKPEAAT; translated from the coding sequence ATGGTTCATCCCACCCTCCGCCGTTGCTTGTTCTGGGCCCACCTCGCCACCGGCGTGGTCGCCGGAATCGTCATCCTCATCCTGGCTGTCACCGGCATCCTGATGTCCTTCGAGACGCAGATCATCGGCCGGGCGGAATCCAAGATCGTCACGGCGAAAGCCCCCGCCACCGGCACGCCCGCGGGCCCCGAGGAACTGGTGGCGGCGTACAAAGCCTCCGGAACCAGCGGCCGCCCGACCACGCTGCTGCTCTCGTCCGATCCGGAAGATCCCGCCGTGTTCCAAGCCGGACGCGAGGGACGCCAGTTGTTCCATCCGGTCACCGGTGAATCCCTCGGCAAGGGCGCGGAGGGCACCCGCCGTTTTTTCCAAGTGGTGGTATCCATCCACCGCTGGCTGACCTGGCCCGCTGCACGGCAAGAAGGACAGGCAGGCCAAGGCCCGGGAGGCCAGGCACCTGCCCGTGGTGAAGGCATGGGTGCGGGCCAAGGACGCCCGGAAGGCGGCCCAGGCGAGGGCCCGAACCAACCGCTCACCTGGCGCAATATCGGCGGCCAGATCACCGCCGCCGCATCTTTGGTGTTCGGTTTCTTGCTGCTCAGCGGCCTCGTCCTGTGGATCCCGCGGAAGTTCTCCAAGAAAGCCTTCAAGGCGGTGACCCTGCCGCAGCCGCGTCTCAAGGGCCGCGCCCGCGATTGGAACTGGCACAATCTCGCCGGTTTCTGGGCCGCGCCGTTCCTGCTGCTCATCATCCTCACCGGCACCATCATGGCCTACCCGTGGGCGAACCGCCTGATGTTCAAATCCGTGGGCGAGGAACCACCCGCACGCCAGGGACCTCCGGGCGGCGGCGAAGGCGGTGGCGCTCTCCGCGAAGGCGCAGCCCAAACCGAAAACCGCCCGCGTGGTGAAGGCCGTGAAGGTGGAGAACGCCGCCGTTCTCGCCCCGACGGAGCCGATGCCACCGGAGGCAATGGTGTCACCATGGAAGGCGAGCGACGCGAACGCGGTCCGCGCCCCGAAGGTGGAGAAACCCCCATGGGCAATGGCGTCAGCATGGATGGCAATCGACCGCCCCGCGAGGGTGATGCCTCTGCCGGAGCTGAAGGCAGCGAGCGCCGCCGCCCCCGTGGGGAAGGTGGCGAAGGCTCCGCCATGGGCGGGGAAGGCGGTGGCCGCCGTGGCCGCAGCCAGCAGGAGAATCGTCCGATCGTGGCCGACGGCCTGAATCAGGCGCTCGACATCGCCAAGCAGGAAATGCCCGCGTGGGAAACCATCACCCTCGATCTCCCCGGCGACACCACCAAGCCGATCACCGCCACCCTCGCCGACGCGGGCCGTGGCCGTCCGGATCGCAAGGTGAAGGTCACTATCGACCGCGAAACCATGACGGTAACCGCCCGCGAGAACAGCTTCGAGAAGGCCACCACCGGCGGCAAGATGCGCCAGTTCGTGCGCTGGATCCACACCGGGGAAGCCGGTGGCGCGTTCGGACAATTCGTGGCCGCCCTCACCTGCGCCGCCACCGTGGTGCTGGTCTACACCGGGTTCGCCCTCGCCTGGCGCCGCCTCGCGGGGATGCTGAAGAACAAGCGCAAGAAGCCCGAGGCGGCCACCTGA
- a CDS encoding TonB-dependent siderophore receptor — protein sequence MTPKSNLRPPVSTREVLALSAFLATGTTLAADAPAQPEQKKDDKKQEGEAQSLGDMVVEAVRQSLYKPEKLQTTKYTVPLRDVPQTVTVVPKEVMKEQGSTSLRDVLKNVPGITMQAGEGGVPNGDNLSIRGFNARTDLFVDGVRDFGGYSRDPFNLESVEVSKGPSSSNSGRGSTGGSVNLASKTPHLDKNAYELMLGGGSDNYGRTTFDVNQAIPQIQGAAFRVNGMYHTQDTPGRDHVDQERWGIAPSIAFGLDTETRWTLSYFYLGQDNTPDNGLPWVPRTSNNTGLTPGIPAVDFNNWYGVLNRDYEKIATHMATSVFEHDFNEKLKFRNTTRFGITDRDSITTSPRFDNTPPYPSATVRRTDWKTRDQVDTILTNVAELRYDFETGPFKHELLGGFEVTRETSKNYNRVDANAGLLQDTNLYYPSPYIPGYSPAIYRDGAGTDVTSDTVALYAFDTIKFGEQWMLSGGVRYEDFSTDYLSTTAAHAYTALSREDQMYSWRAALTYKPCDNGSIYLGYGTSFNPSAEGLTLANTATATNSINTDPEKSNTVELGTKWDLFDKKLLLTAAIFQTDKTNARTEDPTNNGDVVVLDGEQRVRGFEIGATGEITKTWRVIGGYTYLDSEITKSKNKLEVGNQLMNTPENSFNIWSTHDLPKGFTIGYGAQYTGERFNNNNRSTRQLAPDFTTFDAMLSYKVNDNVTLRLNGYNLADKEYIDRLSGGHFVPGTGRSVVLSSTFTF from the coding sequence ATGACACCGAAATCCAATCTCCGCCCCCCCGTTTCAACACGGGAGGTGCTGGCGCTCAGTGCTTTCCTTGCCACCGGCACCACCCTCGCCGCCGATGCTCCAGCCCAGCCCGAGCAGAAGAAAGACGACAAGAAGCAGGAAGGCGAAGCCCAGTCCCTCGGTGACATGGTGGTCGAGGCCGTCCGCCAGTCCCTCTACAAGCCGGAGAAGCTCCAGACCACGAAGTACACGGTCCCACTCCGCGACGTGCCGCAGACCGTGACGGTGGTGCCGAAGGAAGTGATGAAGGAGCAAGGCTCCACCTCCCTTCGCGACGTGCTCAAGAATGTCCCGGGCATCACGATGCAGGCCGGTGAAGGTGGCGTCCCGAACGGAGACAACCTTTCCATCCGCGGCTTCAACGCCCGCACCGACCTCTTTGTGGACGGCGTCCGCGATTTCGGCGGCTACAGCCGCGATCCTTTCAATCTCGAATCCGTCGAGGTTTCCAAGGGCCCCTCTTCCTCCAATTCCGGCCGCGGCTCCACCGGCGGCTCCGTGAACCTCGCCAGCAAGACCCCGCATCTGGACAAGAACGCCTACGAGCTCATGCTCGGCGGCGGCTCGGACAACTACGGCCGCACCACCTTCGACGTGAACCAGGCGATCCCCCAGATCCAGGGTGCCGCCTTCCGCGTCAACGGCATGTACCACACCCAGGACACCCCGGGTCGTGACCACGTCGATCAGGAACGCTGGGGCATCGCTCCCTCGATCGCCTTCGGATTGGACACCGAGACCCGCTGGACGCTCAGCTACTTCTACCTCGGCCAGGACAACACCCCGGACAACGGTCTGCCGTGGGTGCCCCGCACCAGCAACAACACCGGCCTGACGCCGGGTATCCCTGCGGTCGATTTCAACAACTGGTACGGCGTGCTCAACCGCGACTACGAGAAGATCGCCACCCACATGGCGACCTCCGTGTTCGAACACGACTTCAACGAGAAGCTGAAGTTCCGCAACACCACCCGCTTCGGCATCACCGACCGCGACTCGATCACCACTTCGCCGCGCTTCGACAACACGCCGCCCTACCCGTCCGCCACGGTCCGCCGCACCGACTGGAAGACCCGCGACCAGGTCGACACCATCCTCACCAACGTCGCCGAGCTGCGCTACGACTTCGAAACCGGACCGTTCAAGCACGAGCTGCTCGGCGGCTTCGAGGTGACCCGCGAGACCTCGAAGAACTACAACCGGGTGGACGCCAACGCCGGTCTCCTCCAGGACACCAACCTCTATTACCCGAGCCCCTACATCCCGGGCTACTCCCCCGCCATCTATCGTGATGGCGCCGGTACGGACGTGACCTCCGACACCGTCGCCCTCTACGCCTTCGACACCATCAAGTTCGGCGAACAGTGGATGCTGAGCGGCGGTGTCCGCTACGAGGACTTCAGCACCGACTACCTCTCCACCACCGCGGCCCACGCCTATACCGCCCTCAGCCGCGAAGACCAGATGTACAGCTGGCGCGCGGCCCTCACCTACAAGCCCTGCGACAACGGCAGCATCTACCTGGGCTACGGCACCTCGTTCAACCCGTCCGCGGAAGGCCTGACGCTGGCCAACACCGCCACGGCCACCAACAGCATCAACACCGATCCGGAGAAGAGCAACACCGTCGAGCTCGGTACCAAGTGGGACCTCTTCGACAAGAAGCTGCTCCTCACGGCCGCCATCTTCCAGACGGACAAGACCAACGCCCGCACCGAAGACCCCACCAATAACGGCGACGTGGTCGTCCTGGACGGCGAACAGCGGGTGCGCGGCTTCGAAATCGGTGCGACCGGGGAAATCACCAAAACCTGGCGGGTCATCGGCGGTTACACCTACCTCGACAGCGAGATCACGAAGTCCAAGAACAAGCTGGAGGTTGGCAACCAGCTCATGAACACGCCGGAGAACTCCTTCAACATCTGGTCGACGCATGACCTGCCGAAGGGCTTCACGATCGGCTACGGTGCCCAGTACACGGGCGAGCGCTTCAACAACAACAACCGCTCCACCCGCCAGCTTGCCCCGGACTTCACCACCTTCGACGCGATGCTGTCCTACAAGGTGAACGACAACGTCACGCTTCGCCTGAACGGCTACAATCTGGCCGACAAGGAGTACATCGATCGCCTCAGCGGCGGCCATTTCGTGCCGGGGACCGGCCGCTCGGTCGTCCTCAGCTCGACCTTCACGTTCTAA
- a CDS encoding TonB-dependent siderophore receptor: MVVEAVRQSLYRPENVTSQKYTVPLRDVPQTVTVVPKKVIEDQGATSLTEVLRNVPGISIQAGEGGGASSTAGDMFTMRGFNASNSIFVDGVRDDGLGTRDTYNLEAVETFLGPTGSDVGRGTASGYVNMATKTPKLEDFYAGSVAYASGDRFRNTVDVNQSLAFGDEGSWTRGTAMRLNGLYQSGGVAGRDYVEKNSWALAPSFVLGLDTPTRVFLQYQHSEQDNLPDYGLPARNGYPIPVPRDTYYGNVYADFDNVTQDAGTIRIEHDLNDHITIRNQTRYSEAERFAVVSGLGYNAGTNTVTRSRQGNDRENKIFSNQTSITAKFDTGPLKHSLVGGLEYTWDEQYSPTITGVGTNPTGLPYPWIPNPYQPIVGYNPQRHPTYHTIGSTDTVGTYLFDTIEFGEHWQLSGGGRFDSYKTRYTAVSATSASNPDGLVYQTSDDVLFSGKIALTYKPVKEGSIYLGYGTSQTPPGTANFTLSESGTNQNSPNLDPQESTNVELGAKWDFFKSALTVTGAVFHTENKNVIYALPSSGPTTEYSVDGGQEINGATFGVAGKITEEWQVLANATIMHGELDQKGAANNGKDLTLMPKISGSLWTTYKLPYNFTVGAGVRYQESVFVNAANTIKVPSYAVVDAMVQYDFTKDINVRANIYNLLDREYISSINNNGQRYNPGAPASFMISTNFKF; this comes from the coding sequence ATGGTCGTCGAGGCCGTCCGCCAGTCCCTCTACCGACCGGAGAACGTCACCTCACAGAAATACACCGTCCCGCTCCGCGACGTGCCGCAGACGGTGACCGTGGTGCCAAAGAAGGTGATCGAGGACCAGGGGGCCACCAGCCTCACCGAAGTCCTCCGCAACGTGCCGGGCATTTCCATCCAGGCTGGCGAAGGCGGCGGTGCCAGCAGCACCGCGGGCGACATGTTCACCATGCGCGGCTTCAACGCCAGCAACAGCATCTTCGTCGATGGCGTCCGCGACGATGGCCTCGGCACCCGCGACACCTACAACCTCGAAGCCGTGGAAACCTTCCTCGGGCCGACAGGCTCGGACGTCGGCCGCGGCACCGCTTCCGGCTACGTGAACATGGCCACCAAGACTCCGAAGCTGGAGGACTTCTACGCCGGATCGGTGGCCTATGCCAGCGGCGACCGCTTCCGCAACACGGTGGACGTGAACCAGAGCCTGGCCTTCGGCGATGAAGGCTCCTGGACCCGCGGCACCGCCATGCGCCTCAACGGCCTCTACCAGTCCGGCGGCGTGGCAGGCCGCGATTACGTGGAGAAAAACAGTTGGGCCTTGGCCCCGTCCTTCGTGCTCGGCCTCGACACGCCGACGCGCGTGTTCCTCCAATACCAACACTCGGAGCAGGACAACCTGCCGGACTACGGCCTGCCCGCCCGCAACGGCTATCCGATCCCCGTTCCCCGCGACACCTACTACGGCAACGTCTACGCCGACTTCGACAACGTCACGCAGGATGCCGGGACGATCCGGATCGAACATGACCTCAACGATCACATCACCATCCGCAACCAGACCCGCTACAGCGAGGCCGAGCGTTTCGCGGTGGTGAGCGGCCTCGGCTACAATGCCGGCACGAACACCGTGACCCGCAGCCGCCAGGGCAACGACCGCGAGAACAAGATCTTCTCGAACCAAACCAGCATCACCGCGAAATTCGACACCGGACCGCTCAAGCACTCGCTCGTCGGCGGTCTCGAATACACCTGGGACGAGCAGTACAGCCCCACCATCACCGGGGTCGGCACCAATCCCACCGGCCTCCCCTACCCGTGGATCCCGAATCCCTACCAGCCGATTGTCGGCTACAATCCGCAGCGCCATCCCACCTACCACACGATCGGCTCGACCGACACCGTGGGCACCTACCTCTTCGACACGATCGAGTTCGGTGAGCACTGGCAGCTCAGCGGCGGCGGCCGTTTCGACAGCTACAAGACCCGCTACACGGCTGTTTCCGCGACCTCCGCCAGCAATCCGGACGGCCTCGTTTACCAGACCTCGGATGATGTGCTCTTCAGTGGCAAGATCGCCCTGACCTACAAGCCGGTGAAGGAAGGCAGCATTTACCTCGGCTACGGCACCTCGCAGACGCCTCCGGGCACCGCCAATTTCACCCTGAGCGAATCAGGCACCAACCAGAACAGCCCCAACCTCGATCCACAGGAGTCCACCAATGTGGAACTCGGCGCGAAGTGGGACTTCTTCAAGTCCGCCCTCACCGTCACCGGCGCGGTCTTCCACACCGAGAACAAGAACGTCATCTACGCCCTGCCGAGCTCCGGCCCCACCACCGAGTACTCGGTGGACGGCGGCCAGGAGATCAACGGCGCCACCTTCGGCGTGGCGGGCAAGATCACCGAGGAATGGCAGGTGCTGGCCAACGCCACCATCATGCACGGTGAACTCGACCAAAAGGGAGCCGCCAACAACGGCAAGGACCTGACGCTGATGCCGAAGATCTCCGGCAGCCTCTGGACCACCTACAAGCTGCCCTACAACTTCACGGTCGGCGCGGGCGTCCGTTACCAGGAGTCCGTTTTCGTCAACGCGGCGAACACCATCAAGGTGCCGAGCTACGCGGTGGTGGACGCGATGGTGCAGTATGACTTCACCAAGGACATCAACGTCCGCGCCAACATCTACAACCTGCTGGACCGCGAGTACATCTCCAGCATCAACAACAACGGCCAGCGCTACAATCCAGGCGCGCCCGCGTCGTTCATGATCAGCACCAACTTCAAGTTCTGA
- a CDS encoding ATP-grasp domain-containing protein, producing the protein MKQSPMPAPQPHRLRFIFPSDVIEPRKPDEAFLDQIEAFREAGFPTSVVSIEYLQMGERRIHPRPEPDETVVYRGWMMNAADYRAFCEAVSATGAMPLTGADTYLACHHLPNWYPFIAEFTPRTVTFPPDADLASELKALDWEAYFIKDHVKSLKTDSGSILRSTEGVGRLVADMVKFRGEIEGGFCVREVEDFIPESEVRYFVILGIPFSNDPNQPVPDIVVEAASRIRSPFFSVDVIRRSDGVERIVEIGDGQVSDVVGWTPARLAAAWKHQAGQPPR; encoded by the coding sequence GTGAAGCAATCACCCATGCCCGCCCCACAACCCCATCGGCTCCGCTTCATCTTCCCGAGCGACGTGATCGAGCCCCGTAAACCGGATGAGGCGTTTCTCGATCAAATCGAAGCCTTCCGCGAAGCGGGATTCCCGACCTCCGTTGTCTCGATCGAATACCTGCAGATGGGAGAGCGGAGAATCCACCCGCGGCCGGAACCCGACGAAACCGTCGTCTACCGGGGCTGGATGATGAACGCGGCCGACTATCGGGCCTTCTGCGAGGCGGTCTCCGCCACCGGAGCCATGCCCTTGACCGGGGCGGACACCTACCTCGCCTGCCACCACCTGCCGAATTGGTATCCCTTCATTGCCGAATTCACCCCACGAACGGTCACGTTTCCGCCCGATGCGGATTTGGCCTCGGAACTCAAGGCCCTCGATTGGGAGGCCTATTTCATCAAGGATCACGTGAAGTCGCTCAAGACCGACTCCGGCTCGATCCTGCGCTCCACCGAGGGCGTCGGACGGCTGGTGGCGGACATGGTCAAGTTTCGCGGCGAGATTGAAGGCGGTTTTTGCGTCCGCGAGGTGGAGGATTTTATCCCCGAGTCCGAGGTCCGGTATTTCGTGATCCTCGGCATACCGTTCTCGAACGATCCCAATCAACCGGTCCCAGATATTGTCGTTGAAGCCGCGTCTCGCATTCGCAGCCCCTTTTTCAGCGTGGATGTCATCCGCCGCTCCGACGGAGTCGAGCGCATCGTGGAAATCGGTGACGGCCAGGTCTCCGACGTCGTGGGATGGACACCGGCACGATTGGCAGCGGCCTGGAAGCACCAGGCAGGGCAACCGCCCAGATGA
- a CDS encoding Fe2+-dependent dioxygenase, producing the protein MILCIPDVLTAEQVSEARALLDAAEWTDGKGTAGYQASQVKDNMQLPVNHPVARQVGEWILKALSANPLFMSAALPLHFLPPMFNRYSGGQQFGTHVDGAIRQIPGTPHRIRTDLSCTLFFAQPEEYDGGELIIEDTYGSKSVKLPAGHLVLYPSTSLHHVTPVTRGTRLCSFFWLQSLIRDDQRRSMMFDMDVAIQRLAADVPGHPSGVALTGVYHNLLRQWAEM; encoded by the coding sequence ATGATCCTCTGCATCCCCGATGTCCTCACCGCCGAACAAGTGTCCGAGGCGCGCGCGCTCCTCGATGCCGCCGAATGGACGGACGGCAAGGGCACCGCCGGCTACCAAGCCAGCCAGGTGAAGGACAACATGCAGCTTCCGGTGAATCATCCGGTGGCCCGCCAGGTCGGCGAATGGATCCTCAAGGCGCTCTCCGCCAACCCGCTCTTCATGTCCGCGGCGCTGCCGCTGCATTTCCTGCCGCCGATGTTCAACCGCTACTCCGGCGGCCAGCAGTTCGGCACCCACGTGGACGGCGCGATCCGCCAGATCCCCGGCACCCCGCACCGCATCCGCACCGACCTCTCCTGCACGCTGTTCTTCGCGCAGCCGGAGGAATACGACGGCGGCGAGCTCATCATCGAGGACACCTACGGCAGCAAGAGCGTGAAGCTCCCCGCCGGCCACCTGGTGCTCTACCCCTCCACCAGCCTCCACCATGTCACCCCGGTGACCCGCGGCACCCGGCTGTGCTCCTTCTTCTGGCTCCAGAGCCTGATCCGCGACGACCAGCGGCGCTCGATGATGTTCGACATGGACGTCGCCATCCAGCGCCTCGCCGCGGACGTGCCCGGACACCCGTCCGGCGTCGCCCTCACCGGCGTCTACCACAACCTCCTCCGCCAATGGGCGGAAATGTGA
- a CDS encoding NAD(P)-dependent oxidoreductase: protein MGANMARRLKDTGHTVSAVYDVKHELAQALATELGCGAPGTLRETAASADLVITVVTDDAAMRGIFAKEGDSLLIDATGKVFMNCATVSPAVHEEISAVCEEVGASALEACMASSITQARNGTLYLMVGGDAETFGRVESILKDLSASLRHVGGVGQAAKVKALVNMVMNINTAGLAEGLGLGAALGLDLAMLKEVFSQTGANSRVLETDGDDMIAREHDCFFSASHAAKDSGIANALAAEAGVEVPLSRATEAQYRRLIDLGLGELDKSGIAEITFPGRSA from the coding sequence ATGGGCGCGAACATGGCCCGCCGGCTGAAGGACACCGGTCACACCGTCAGTGCGGTGTATGACGTGAAGCATGAGCTGGCGCAGGCGCTGGCGACCGAGCTGGGCTGCGGTGCCCCGGGGACCTTGCGGGAAACGGCGGCTTCGGCGGACCTGGTGATCACGGTGGTGACGGATGATGCCGCGATGCGCGGGATTTTCGCCAAGGAGGGAGATTCCCTGCTGATCGATGCCACCGGCAAGGTGTTCATGAACTGCGCCACCGTCAGCCCGGCGGTGCACGAGGAGATTTCCGCGGTGTGCGAGGAGGTGGGTGCGTCCGCGCTCGAGGCATGCATGGCCTCCAGCATCACCCAGGCCCGCAATGGCACGCTGTACCTGATGGTGGGCGGTGATGCGGAAACGTTCGGCCGGGTGGAGTCGATCTTGAAGGATTTGTCGGCCTCGCTGCGCCACGTTGGCGGCGTCGGCCAGGCGGCCAAGGTGAAGGCGCTGGTGAACATGGTGATGAACATCAACACCGCGGGTCTTGCCGAGGGACTGGGGCTCGGAGCCGCTCTGGGGCTCGACCTTGCGATGCTGAAGGAGGTGTTTTCCCAGACCGGCGCGAATTCCCGGGTGCTGGAAACCGATGGTGACGACATGATCGCCCGTGAGCACGATTGTTTCTTCTCCGCCAGCCACGCCGCGAAGGACAGCGGCATCGCCAACGCGCTCGCCGCGGAAGCCGGGGTCGAGGTTCCACTTTCGCGCGCCACCGAGGCGCAGTACCGTCGCTTGATCGATCTCGGTCTTGGCGAACTCGACAAATCCGGCATCGCCGAAATCACTTTCCCCGGACGCTCCGCTTGA